A window of the Phycisphaerae bacterium genome harbors these coding sequences:
- a CDS encoding TlpA family protein disulfide reductase: MHGMFALLLPLILASATAILPEPSAGPWRAWLDSPGGELPFGLELKRSGNERQAWLINPPERATVPRVSVAGGKLILHIDHYDAQITADISADGRRLDGSWRKRGKDGSSTGLPFHAVAGDIDRFLQDPNTRGKYYSRISGRWLIKFSSEEQPAVGIFEAALDGAVTGSILTATGDYGFLAGRFDYPRLRLSNFDGAHAFLFDARLQSDGTLSGDFWSRDTWHETWTATRDDRASLPDGFERISPGRETALADIKLRAPDGREQSLQDAAPTGTVRIVEVFGTWCPNCHDASDYLGELQKNFGERGLRVVGLAFEYDDDFSRSARLVRQFAERHHAPYPMFVAGVAEKEQVLRKLPFLTQLKAYPTIVFIDRKDRVRAVYSGFAGPATGADHQQLRRAFTSLIGELMSE, translated from the coding sequence ATGCATGGAATGTTTGCGCTGCTGCTGCCGCTCATCTTGGCCTCGGCCACGGCGATTCTCCCGGAACCGTCTGCGGGTCCGTGGCGGGCGTGGCTCGATTCACCCGGCGGGGAGTTGCCCTTCGGGCTGGAGCTGAAGCGATCGGGCAACGAACGGCAGGCATGGCTCATTAACCCACCGGAGCGGGCAACCGTCCCGCGCGTATCGGTCGCAGGGGGCAAGCTGATCCTGCACATCGATCACTACGACGCGCAGATAACGGCAGACATTAGTGCGGATGGGAGGCGACTTGACGGCTCGTGGCGAAAGCGAGGCAAGGATGGCAGCTCGACGGGACTCCCGTTTCATGCCGTGGCCGGCGACATCGATCGATTCCTTCAGGATCCCAATACAAGAGGGAAATACTACTCCAGGATATCCGGGCGGTGGCTGATCAAGTTCTCCAGCGAAGAGCAGCCGGCGGTCGGCATCTTCGAGGCGGCCCTCGACGGAGCGGTTACGGGCTCGATTCTGACGGCAACGGGCGACTACGGCTTCCTCGCGGGACGGTTTGATTATCCGCGACTGCGTCTTTCGAATTTCGACGGCGCTCACGCGTTTCTCTTCGATGCCCGGTTGCAGAGCGACGGCACATTGTCGGGTGACTTCTGGTCGCGGGACACCTGGCACGAAACCTGGACGGCGACGCGAGACGACCGCGCGTCCCTGCCCGACGGATTCGAGCGAATTTCACCCGGACGTGAAACAGCGCTGGCAGATATCAAGTTGCGCGCCCCGGATGGGCGGGAGCAGTCCCTGCAAGACGCAGCGCCGACCGGCACTGTACGAATCGTCGAGGTATTCGGCACGTGGTGTCCGAATTGCCATGATGCGTCCGATTATCTGGGCGAATTACAGAAGAATTTTGGCGAACGTGGACTGCGGGTCGTCGGGCTGGCTTTTGAATACGACGACGACTTTTCACGCAGCGCCCGGCTCGTTCGGCAATTCGCCGAGCGGCATCACGCCCCCTATCCGATGTTCGTGGCGGGCGTGGCCGAGAAGGAGCAAGTCCTTCGCAAGCTGCCGTTTCTGACGCAACTCAAAGCCTACCCCACGATCGTCTTCATCGATCGCAAGGATCGCGTCCGGGCTGTGTACAGTGGGTTCGCGGGTCCTGCGACCGGCGCGGACCATCAGCAGTTGC